A portion of the Methanomicrobia archaeon genome contains these proteins:
- a CDS encoding branched-chain amino acid transaminase, translating to MAEAFTGEGKIWLNGAFVEWKEAKVHVLVHGLHYGSGVFEGIRCYATEKGSFIFRLKEHVERMYRSAEAYQMEIPYTRDELGEAIKETVRINSLDACYIRPIAFFGYHHLGLNPTECPVDCAVAAWPWGAYLGDEAAEGGIRCTISSWRRIDPSTLPVTAKAVGHYLNSILASLDAKGRGFGEAILLDTKGYVAEGPGENVFIVKDGTLYTPEAGSSILPGITRASVIELAHDMGYEVVEKLISKDELLNADEVFFTGTAAEMAPIREIDNVTIGSGKKGEVTGVLQKKFFNVLKAREEKYMKWLDPVR from the coding sequence ATGGCAGAGGCTTTTACCGGCGAAGGAAAAATATGGTTGAACGGTGCGTTTGTAGAGTGGAAGGAAGCGAAAGTGCACGTTCTTGTACACGGCTTGCATTATGGATCTGGCGTATTCGAGGGTATTCGGTGCTATGCAACGGAGAAGGGATCGTTCATCTTCAGGCTGAAAGAGCACGTAGAGAGAATGTATCGGTCCGCGGAGGCCTACCAGATGGAAATTCCATATACACGGGACGAGCTGGGGGAGGCGATAAAGGAAACGGTTCGTATCAACAGTCTTGATGCGTGCTACATACGGCCAATTGCGTTCTTCGGGTACCATCACTTGGGGCTGAACCCCACGGAGTGCCCGGTGGATTGCGCTGTTGCGGCGTGGCCTTGGGGTGCTTATCTTGGCGATGAGGCGGCTGAAGGTGGTATACGCTGCACGATCTCGTCATGGCGACGAATAGATCCCAGCACCTTGCCGGTTACCGCAAAGGCGGTGGGCCACTATCTTAATTCGATTTTGGCGTCGTTGGACGCGAAAGGACGAGGCTTTGGCGAGGCGATACTGCTTGATACCAAGGGCTATGTGGCTGAAGGCCCGGGTGAGAACGTCTTCATTGTGAAGGATGGAACTCTGTACACGCCGGAAGCGGGGTCGTCTATTCTGCCAGGAATCACACGGGCTTCGGTCATCGAGCTTGCGCACGATATGGGCTACGAAGTGGTGGAGAAGCTCATATCGAAGGATGAATTATTGAATGCAGACGAAGTCTTCTTTACCGGTACGGCAGCGGAAATGGCACCGATACGCGAGATCGACAACGTAACAATAGGCAGCGGTAAGAAGGGCGAAGTGACCGGCGTGCTGCAAAAGAAGTTCTTCAATGTGCTCAAGGCGCGCGAGGAGAAGTACATGAAGTGGTTGGATCCGGTGAGGTGA
- a CDS encoding FAD-dependent oxidoreductase → MTKEIVIVGGGVAGIFVLRNLFAKKDDVEEGLHITLIKREKSGWVSTCGLPFALRGWYELERTEIQKPQFYLEQGVDFKADSDVTKINLEEKNVVLKTGDKLNYDYLVIATGRKQSVKETTLDGVFTFNNEDDACLIEETLNAREVKNAFVRGRGIIGLQSAVAFAERGIKTTILGGPPSLLPSSLDPDMGDLVKERLEKEGMRFILDRREITAIRGKEGWVKSVVIGETAEEKEEIPAEIVIIGKWMVPETDLTKDTGIAIGETGGIVTDRSMHVKRGRHTLDTVYALGDCAEVVDGITYRSKLNQMASTAVVQARVIADNILSDIQDLPSLYSSYEYCISPTVADIGGGLLMGSVGVTTDAANRAGIKTISGKATKLIKARYFPGATSLTLKLIFDAFTKKLIGAQMVGEATVAERVNEFAVAIRTGMTAAELRNMERCFDPSLAQLEDVTVDAAKNALESA, encoded by the coding sequence ATGACGAAAGAGATTGTTATTGTCGGTGGTGGGGTCGCCGGGATATTCGTCTTGCGGAACTTATTTGCGAAGAAGGACGACGTGGAAGAAGGACTGCACATCACGCTTATAAAGCGAGAGAAAAGCGGCTGGGTCTCCACTTGTGGATTGCCGTTCGCGTTACGTGGGTGGTATGAACTCGAGAGGACGGAGATACAGAAACCACAGTTTTACCTCGAACAAGGCGTTGATTTCAAAGCTGATAGCGATGTGACGAAAATCAATCTGGAGGAGAAAAACGTGGTACTGAAGACGGGAGACAAGCTCAACTACGATTACCTCGTCATAGCGACGGGAAGGAAACAATCGGTGAAAGAGACGACACTTGACGGCGTTTTTACGTTTAATAACGAAGATGACGCGTGTCTAATAGAAGAGACTCTGAACGCAAGAGAGGTAAAAAACGCGTTTGTTCGCGGTCGTGGCATTATAGGCTTGCAATCGGCAGTTGCGTTTGCCGAACGAGGCATCAAAACCACTATTCTTGGCGGACCACCTTCATTGCTGCCTTCGAGCTTGGATCCCGATATGGGCGACCTTGTCAAAGAGCGACTGGAGAAAGAAGGTATGCGGTTTATTCTTGATCGGCGAGAGATAACCGCGATACGAGGAAAAGAAGGCTGGGTGAAATCGGTGGTGATCGGCGAGACGGCCGAGGAGAAAGAGGAAATCCCAGCAGAGATTGTGATCATTGGGAAATGGATGGTCCCTGAAACAGACCTCACAAAGGACACGGGAATCGCGATAGGGGAAACCGGCGGAATCGTTACTGATCGGTCGATGCATGTGAAGAGAGGAAGACACACGTTGGACACTGTGTACGCCCTTGGTGACTGTGCAGAGGTTGTTGACGGCATCACCTATCGCTCGAAACTGAATCAAATGGCCTCCACAGCGGTCGTTCAGGCGCGAGTCATCGCTGACAACATACTCAGCGATATCCAAGACCTCCCGAGTTTGTATTCCTCCTATGAATACTGTATCAGTCCAACCGTAGCGGACATCGGTGGCGGTCTCCTGATGGGCTCCGTGGGTGTGACTACCGATGCCGCAAACCGTGCAGGAATAAAAACAATCAGTGGTAAGGCCACGAAGCTCATCAAGGCGCGCTACTTCCCCGGTGCGACATCGCTGACCCTGAAACTGATCTTCGATGCATTCACCAAGAAATTGATAGGCGCGCAGATGGTCGGTGAAGCCACGGTTGCCGAACGAGTGAACGAATTTGCCGTTGCCATCCGCACGGGTATGACCGCAGCGGAACTCCGAAATATGGAACGGTGCTTCGACCCGTCACTTGCGCAATTGGAGGACGTAACAGTAGACGCTGCAAAAAACGCCTTAGAGAGTGCATAA
- a CDS encoding shikimate kinase, with the protein MGTGRSGKGRGKASGAGTIINAIATYKGSAFGIDLWTYAEVELGGDFKGIEGTIEQAAGIRADTRLIERCVELVLTKFNLPLRAQVKTRSEIPIGSGLKSSSAAANATIVATLDAIGEEAKGAIGTLEAIRLGVDAALDVGVSITGAFDDACASALGGIVITDNKKRELLKREERDSKVLIFVPRTTAFTADTDVNRSRLIAPWVDRAYEWAMNGRFEEAMTLNGFLYCAALHFDPEPMLKALECGVKGVSLSGTGPSFVALVGDEEQEERLRAAWHELKLEGKVIKRQINNRPILSF; encoded by the coding sequence ATGGGCACAGGGAGAAGCGGGAAAGGGCGTGGCAAAGCAAGTGGAGCAGGGACCATAATCAACGCAATAGCGACCTACAAGGGCTCTGCTTTCGGTATCGATTTGTGGACGTATGCGGAAGTGGAGCTCGGCGGGGATTTCAAAGGGATTGAAGGGACTATAGAACAGGCGGCTGGAATTCGGGCGGATACGCGGCTAATAGAGCGATGCGTGGAGTTGGTGCTGACTAAGTTTAATCTACCGTTACGTGCACAGGTAAAGACGCGGAGTGAGATCCCAATTGGAAGCGGGCTGAAGAGCAGCAGCGCGGCGGCCAATGCTACGATCGTTGCTACGCTGGATGCAATCGGAGAAGAGGCGAAAGGCGCAATAGGGACATTGGAGGCGATACGACTGGGTGTCGACGCTGCTCTGGATGTCGGCGTGTCCATAACCGGCGCGTTTGACGATGCCTGCGCTTCTGCGCTCGGGGGGATCGTGATCACGGACAATAAGAAGCGTGAGCTGCTAAAACGCGAGGAGAGGGATTCTAAGGTTCTTATCTTCGTGCCGCGAACAACAGCATTTACCGCGGATACCGATGTGAACCGGTCGCGATTGATCGCTCCGTGGGTGGATCGCGCGTATGAATGGGCAATGAATGGCAGATTTGAAGAGGCGATGACGTTAAATGGCTTTTTATATTGCGCGGCGCTGCATTTTGATCCTGAGCCGATGCTCAAGGCGTTGGAGTGCGGTGTAAAGGGCGTGAGTCTATCCGGTACGGGCCCCTCGTTTGTCGCGTTAGTGGGCGACGAAGAGCAGGAGGAGCGATTACGCGCGGCCTGGCACGAATTAAAGCTTGAAGGGAAGGTAATAAAGCGGCAGATAAACAACAGACCGATCTTATCCTTTTAG
- a CDS encoding tetratricopeptide repeat protein has translation MNVLVFFKPDIKKLEAKSDVTGLTKALKDGDKTVRWRAAEALGKIKDIRAIGPLIQTLKDRDDAVRASAAWALGKRRVERAVEPLIHALEDKRGIVRANAAWALGEIQEGKAVEPLIQTLEDTEEDTVVRRRAAEALGEIKDVTAVEPLIQMFKDDDDDLRRSVTEALRKIGTPAVEPLVQALEDEDEAVRSGAAAVIETLKEADTFEQEKRELKVRDLKPKTRVPELDDLQWYNKGLDLYERGKYEEAIRCFDNALEKNPDSYHALNRKGIALDVIGKYKEAVDSYDAALKLNPGDARALNNKGLALRHLDRLEEAIECYESVLKLDPRDGSAWNNKGVALYELGSYNEAIRCYDKALEINPRDVDAIYNRKLCLENVK, from the coding sequence ATGAACGTATTGGTCTTCTTCAAGCCAGACATAAAGAAGCTGGAGGCAAAGAGTGATGTTACAGGCCTGACAAAGGCGTTAAAGGATGGAGATAAAACGGTTCGGTGGCGAGCGGCAGAAGCTCTGGGAAAGATAAAGGATATACGGGCAATAGGACCGCTCATTCAAACGCTTAAAGATAGGGATGACGCTGTTCGCGCGAGTGCCGCGTGGGCTCTTGGAAAGAGACGAGTGGAACGAGCGGTAGAGCCCCTCATTCACGCTCTGGAAGATAAAAGAGGGATTGTTCGCGCGAATGCCGCATGGGCCCTTGGCGAGATACAAGAGGGTAAGGCGGTAGAGCCTCTTATTCAGACTTTAGAAGATACTGAAGAGGATACAGTGGTGAGACGTCGGGCAGCAGAAGCGCTGGGTGAGATAAAGGATGTCACGGCGGTAGAGCCCCTCATTCAGATGTTCAAAGATGACGACGACGATCTTCGACGGTCGGTAACAGAGGCTCTTAGAAAGATAGGCACGCCTGCGGTCGAACCCCTCGTTCAGGCTCTGGAAGACGAAGATGAAGCCGTTCGCTCTGGTGCAGCAGCGGTTATCGAGACCCTAAAAGAGGCCGATACGTTTGAGCAAGAGAAACGCGAATTGAAAGTGCGTGATCTCAAACCAAAAACACGAGTGCCCGAGTTAGACGATTTGCAGTGGTATAACAAGGGACTCGATCTATACGAGCGTGGTAAATATGAAGAGGCGATACGATGCTTTGATAATGCATTAGAGAAAAATCCAGACTCTTATCACGCATTAAACAGGAAAGGAATAGCTCTGGATGTGATTGGTAAGTATAAGGAGGCCGTAGACAGTTATGATGCGGCTTTGAAGCTCAACCCCGGCGATGCGAGGGCTTTGAATAACAAAGGACTCGCTCTGAGGCATCTTGATAGACTTGAAGAGGCTATAGAATGCTATGAGAGCGTCTTAAAGCTGGACCCCCGGGATGGAAGTGCGTGGAATAACAAAGGAGTTGCGCTGTATGAACTTGGCAGCTATAACGAGGCGATACGATGCTACGATAAGGCACTGGAAATAAATCCGAGGGATGTTGATGCGATCTATAATAGAAAATTGTGTTTGGAGAACGTCAAGTAA